The Leishmania donovani BPK282A1 complete genome, chromosome 9 genome includes a region encoding these proteins:
- a CDS encoding DNA photolyase, putative, translated as MRQVETDSEFLAAAQGLTPPLSDSPVGEVNQSAATAEDGSHGGCMLASKPPWGSPAPPLALPEDAAELATDLAQEVGALYTDAGVTSARCWEQAEQEMEADSGRRDDGVEFGDDAERDEQLLASLKGRHVRLQNTPDVVMAPLIIPDRNGRVAADAQPLLHCRGGESEASALEVAPRITARLLHRHSHLAEQDRLYLGPCTAPEAQLRPPDVMRAAPPSAGTQRHGCCVLVVFSSTDLRVHDNQLLAFASVCARAAAAEAGSPVPVIGVCVLDYRTFAQPSTVGGFFRQSPQRAQFLLDTVAALRRKLEDTLHVPLLVRCGRPEEHVPRLAVELGAMDVLMTTQYAPHERRVQALMVRRLRAGTWVSREEVSDEAVVAGAVGQGASATPVGAQCGSAAEEDDPLIAVVEHASCGVGGQHPYHCGSSLPLHCRAAAAPPMVHSVWQSTLVHLDDLPTPLTVMKEGERWYHDDVTVSTIRPTEPYDKATALLAELPLTWQAAALLPTEDERYGRAGPSVLRGALPRLEDLGYSAAAARGTDFAFQEVIATQSSHPDAGEDAALARLQNWLAQGGVTSLLRYGRERRTNTKMYSQKLARVSPYIALGALSPRKYYEVLREFAQENQRDAFVQQQFREGLLRLSRRDYWHWMGLRFGDRLFFSYGPHPEHTDDVPEWRHDRKVVQRWCDGLTGIPFADAAMRELVGTGFVAQEGRQALAWLLTRGYGQDWRVGAEWMERCSLDYDPFVCYGNYAYSCGLMLDDFGEPVRNVYYLAHQHDQTGIYVKKWLPQLSKVPPVYIHRPHVLTERMQAMHGVYLGKNYPYPLKLWQGAQRSLSAAELTAYYPQGIVQGPGYAEALRYGSAVMQPEEYNAAVSPAYLQRQEWATMLPASAFAGIEDSDEMAKHFSLLEAAAPRKSAPPAAVVAGGSTLKRVVA; from the coding sequence ATGCGCCAAGTCGAGACCGATTCCGAATTCCTTGCCGCCGCTCAAGGGCTCACACCACCGCTCTCGGACTCACCGGTTGGCGAGGTCAACCagtcagcagcgacagcagaaGACGGCTCGCACGGCGGCTGCATGCTCGCAAGCAAGCCTCCATGgggctcgccggcgccaccgcttgCGTTGCCTGAAGATGCCGCTGAGCTTGCAACTGATCTGGCGCAAGAGGTGGGTGCGCTCTACACTGACGCTGGTGTCACATCGGCACGTTGTTGGGagcaggcggagcaggagaTGGAAGCAGACAGTGGTCGCCgagacgacggcgtcgaATTCGGAGACGATGCCGAGCGTgatgagcagctgctcgcttCCCTGAAGGGCCGCCACGTACGACTGCAAAACACGCCGGACGTGGTGATGGCACCGCTCATCATCCCCGATAGGAACggccgcgtggcggcggacgcgcagccgctgctgcactgtcgcgggggagagagcgaagcgTCTGCCTTGGAGGTCGCGCCGCGGATAACAGcgcgcctccttcaccgGCATAGCCATCTGGCAGAGCAGGATCGGCTGTACCTTGGTCCCTGCACAGCGCCagaagcgcagctgcggccgccggaTGTCATGcgggcagcaccaccatcTGCGGGCACAcagcgccacggctgctgcgtccTTGTAgtcttctcctccaccgaCCTGCGTGTTCACGACAACCAGCTCTTGGCGTTCGCCTCGGTGTGCGCcagggcggcggccgcagaggCGGGCAGCCCAGTTCCCGTCATcggtgtttgtgtgctcgACTACCGAACCTTTGCACAGCCGAGCACTGTCGGCGGCTTCTTCCGTCAGAGTCCTCAGCGGGCGCAGTTCCTGCTTGAtacggtggcggcgctgcgccgcaagcTGGAGGACACACTGCATGTGCCCCTCCTGGTTCGCTGTGGTCGGCCAGAGGAGCACGTGCCCCGCCTGGCCGTGGAGCTGGGGGCGATGGATGTTCTCATGACGACTCAGTACGCCCCTCACGAGCGACGCGTGCAAGCGTTGATGGTGCGCCGACTGCGGGCAGGGACGTGGGTGTCGCGCGAGGAGGTGTCTGACGAGGCTGTGGTGGCGGGTGCAGTTGGGCAAGGAGCGTCAGCGACGCCAGTTGGCGCACAGTGTGGCTCCGCAGCGGAGGAAGACGATCCGCTgatcgccgtcgtcgagcacgcgagctgcggcgtcggtggTCAGCATCCATaccactgcggcagcagcttgcCCTTgcactgccgcgccgcggctgcaccgccgaTGGTGCACAGTGTCTGGCAGTCGACGCTGGTGCACCTCGACGACTTGCCGACACCGCTGACCGTCATGAAAGAAGGCGAGCGGTGGTACCACGACGACGTCACGGTGAGCACGATCCGGCCGACCGAGCCGTACGACAAGGCgaccgcgctgctggcggagctgcctCTAACCTGGCAAGCGGCCGCCCTGCTTCCCACGGAAGACGAGCGGTACGGGCGAGCGGGGCCGTCCGTCCTGCGGGGGGCGCTACCCCGGCTCGAAGACCTGGGCtacagcgccgcagccgcccgCGGGACAGACTTCGCCTTCCAGGAAGTGATCGCCACCCAGTCGTCTCACCCGGACGccggcgaggacgcggcgttggcgcgtCTGCAGAACTGGCTAGCGCAGGGCGGCgtgacgtcgctgctgcgctacgGACGAGAGAGGCGCACTAACACGAAGATGTACTCGCAGAAGCTGGCACGCGTGTCACCGTACATCGCGCTCGGTGCCCTGTCCCCGCGCAAGTACTATGAGGTACTGCGGGAGTTCGCGCAGGAGAACCAGCGCGACGCGTTTGTTCAGCAGCAGTTCCGGGAGGGTTTGCTGCGGCTGTCTCGGCGGGACTACTGGCATTGGATGGGCCTGCGCTTCGGCGACCGGCTCTTCTTCTCGTACGGGCCACACCCCGAGCACACGGACGACGTACCGGAATGGCGTCATGACCGTAAGGTGGTGCAACGGTGGTGCGATGGGCTGACAGGCATCCCCTTCGCAGATGCCGCGATGCGGGAGCTGGTAGGGACGGGCTTCGTCGCGCAGGAGGGGCGGCAGGCTCTGGCGTGGCTGCTCACGCGTGGCTACGGACAAGACtggcgcgtcggcgctgaGTGGATGGAGCGCTGCTCTCTCGACTACGACCCGTTCGTCTGCTACGGGAACTACGCATATAGCTGCGGGCTTATGCTGGACGACTTCGGCGAACCTGTCCGCAACGTATACTACCTCGCCCACCAGCACGATCAGACCGGCATCTACGTCAAGAAatggctgccgcagctgtcgAAGGTGCCGCCGGTGTACATACATCGCCCACATGTGCTGACGGAGCGCATGCAGGCGATGCATGGCGTGTACCTAGGCAAAAACTACCCCTACCCACTTAAACTGTGGCAAGGGGCGCAGCGCAGTCTGTCCGCCGCCGAGCTCACGGCGTACTACCCGCAGGGCATAGTGCAAGGCCCTGGGTATGCGGAAGCGCTGCGGtacggcagcgccgtgaTGCAGCCCGAGGAGTACAACGCCGCTGTGTCGCCCGCCTacctgcagcggcaggaaTGGGCGACAATGCTGCCAgcctccgccttcgccggcatcgaggacagcgacgagaTGGCGAAGCACTTCTCCCTCTtggaggcggcagctccacggAAGTCTGCCCcacccgccgccgttgtggcGGGTGGGTCTACTTTGAAGAGGGTCGTCGCGTAG